Below is a genomic region from Candidatus Methylomirabilota bacterium.
GAGCGCGAGATCCGCCTCGCCCAGGCGTTCGCCGACCAGGCCGCGCTCGCGCTCGGGAAGACCGCCGCTACCTGAGCGTCGCCTGCTGGAGGAGAGGTTCCGCCCTCACGCCCGGCCCCCTTTCACGGCGGCGACCACCGCGTCGAGGTGCGCCTCGGGCACGTCGAGCGGGAGGACGCACCCCGGCGCCACGATGAGACCGCGCCCGCCGGTCTGGCGGATCGCGTCGCGGACCTCCTCCCCGACGGCGGCGGCCGGGCCGCGGCGCAGCGTCTCGGCCTCGCGGAGGCCGCCCACGAGCGCGCCCCCGAAGCGCTTTCGCGCGTCCGCGAGCGCGGGCGGGGTCAGCCGATCGTGCCAGTTGATCGCGTGCACGGGCAGCGCGGCGAGCCGGTCGAACGCGATGGCGCGGCCGTGGACGTGGAGCATCAGGAGCGGTGTCCGCCCCGCGACGGACTCGACCAGCCGGCGCGTCGCGGGCAGCTCGAAGCTCTCGAGCTCATGATCGCGGACGACGTCGGCGCTGGCCGTCTGCGTCGCGAGGAAGAGCCCGTCGGCGCCGGCCTCGAGCGCGGCCGCCGCGTAGCGCGCCATCGTGCGCGCGATCGCGTCGAGGGCGGGCGCCACGGCCTCGGGCCGCGCGCGGAGGTCGTCGTGCAGCCGCTCGCCGGCGAGCTTGCGCGCGACCGTCAGCGGCGCGAAGACGGTGTGGAGCACGGGCGCGTCGTCGTGGCGCCCGCGGACGATCAGCCGGAGGGCCTCGAGCTCGCGGCCGAGGGCGCCCGCGCCGGGGTCGAGCTCGCGCACGCGCGCCCAGTCGCCCGGCGCCTTCACCGC
It encodes:
- a CDS encoding uroporphyrinogen decarboxylase family protein codes for the protein MTKRERVLAALARAPVDRPPVAFWRHAPDVDHTPKGLADAMLAFHRRFDLDLIKIMSSGVYCVEDWGCTVAYTGSPNGAKQCTEHAVKAPGDWARVRELDPGAGALGRELEALRLIVRGRHDDAPVLHTVFAPLTVARKLAGERLHDDLRARPEAVAPALDAIARTMARYAAAALEAGADGLFLATQTASADVVRDHELESFELPATRRLVESVAGRTPLLMLHVHGRAIAFDRLAALPVHAINWHDRLTPPALADARKRFGGALVGGLREAETLRRGPAAAVGEEVRDAIRQTGGRGLIVAPGCVLPLDVPEAHLDAVVAAVKGGRA